One Microbacterium sp. No. 7 genomic window carries:
- the istB gene encoding IS21-like element helper ATPase IstB, which produces MTTKPTTVTTTLRRRRGLTEEAAIAAVDQACRRLRLPTVRAVVDEALVTANREQLSYQGFLAELLLAECDDRDRRSSIRRVSAAGFPRSKWLGDFDFDANPNINPATIHQLATGDWIRKGEPLCLIGDSGTGKSHLLIGLGTAAAEKGYRVKYTLATKLVNELVEAADEKQLARTIARYGRVDLLCIDELGYMELDRRGAELLFQVLTEREEKNSVAIASNESFSGWTRTFTDPRLCAAIVDRLTFGGSIIETGTDSYRLAHTRRLTDQV; this is translated from the coding sequence ATGACCACGAAACCCACCACCGTCACGACGACGCTGCGCCGGAGACGCGGGCTCACCGAAGAAGCAGCGATCGCGGCTGTCGATCAGGCCTGCCGGCGTCTCCGGCTCCCGACTGTCCGCGCCGTCGTTGACGAGGCCCTGGTGACCGCGAACCGAGAGCAGCTGTCCTACCAAGGGTTCCTGGCAGAGCTACTGCTCGCGGAGTGCGATGATCGCGATCGGCGCTCCTCGATTCGGCGCGTGTCTGCGGCTGGCTTCCCGCGGAGCAAGTGGCTCGGTGACTTCGATTTCGACGCGAACCCGAACATCAACCCGGCCACGATCCACCAACTCGCTACCGGTGACTGGATCCGCAAAGGCGAACCGCTCTGCCTCATCGGCGACTCCGGTACCGGGAAATCGCATCTACTGATCGGTCTGGGAACCGCGGCTGCAGAGAAGGGCTATCGGGTCAAATACACGCTCGCGACGAAACTCGTCAACGAACTCGTCGAAGCCGCCGACGAGAAGCAGCTCGCCCGCACCATCGCTCGCTACGGCCGCGTCGACTTGCTCTGCATCGATGAACTCGGCTACATGGAACTCGACCGCCGCGGAGCCGAGCTCCTGTTCCAGGTCCTCACCGAACGCGAAGAGAAGAACTCCGTCGCGATAGCCTCCAACGAATCGTTCTCCGGATGGACGAGGACCTTCACCGACCCGAGGCTCTGCGCTGCGATCGTCGACCGACTCACGTTCGGTGGCAGCATCATCGAAACCGGCACCGACTCCTATCGCCTCGCCCACACCCGCCGACTCACTGACCAGGTCTGA